From a single Nicotiana tabacum cultivar K326 chromosome 8, ASM71507v2, whole genome shotgun sequence genomic region:
- the LOC107805584 gene encoding uncharacterized protein LOC107805584 produces the protein MRQRKKVKDKMVTSIEQVTIPDHLPEFFKIYHPQICNFQLRIPPVFLKFFNGDIPANYKLEDLGRLLWKRMTMISWEVGQTFLKRDVTAINEPELQPLDEEIVHEIGTSARPVDQALNESGDLVFSVTSFDIVIKPSYIRKKRLNVPATFGNRYLNRGKGKTLRLLFKLIEVAGPFQSTVLIDFSCGLGSENL, from the exons ATGAGACAGAGAAAGAAGGTGAAAGATAAAATGGTGACATCAATTGAGCAAGTGACTATCCCCGATCACCTCCCCGAGTTCTTTAAGATTTATCACCCTCAAATATGCAACTTCCAACTG AGAATTCCACCGGTCTTTCTCAAGTTTTTCAATGGAGACATTCCTGCAAACTATAAGCTTGAAGATCTTGGAAGGTTGTTGTGGAAAAGAATGACAATGATTTCATGGGAGGTTGGCCAGACTTT CTTAAAGCGGGACGTAACTGCCATCAACGAGCCTGAGTTGCAGCCATTGGACGAAGAAATTGTGCATG AGATAGGTACATCAGCTCGGCCAGTTGATCAAGCACTTAATGAATCAGGAGACTTGGTTTTCTCTGTCACTTCATTCGACATTGTTATCAAACCATCCTACATTCGAAAAAAGCGCTTG AATGTACCAGCTACTTTTGGCAATAGATACTTGAACAGGGGCAAGGGCAAAACTTTGAGGCTACTCTTCAAACTGATAGAGGTAGCTGGCCCGTTTCAGTCCACAGTTCTGATAGACTTCTCCTGCGGACTGGGTTCGGAAAATTTATAG